A single Lolium perenne isolate Kyuss_39 chromosome 6, Kyuss_2.0, whole genome shotgun sequence DNA region contains:
- the LOC127305683 gene encoding phosphoinositide phosphatase SAC2 isoform X2, with the protein MATAKPREAEAACLQSFELYESESTFYIFGTNSDKTLWRLLKIDRSETPELDIDECSTVYTETEYQELLNGLDEDHRSTGGVKFVTKFYGIIGFVKFLGPFYMLIITEQRKIGEIFDHPVYQVTKTSMVELANSKSRSSFLSSKDENRYKKILNSLDLRKDFFFCYSYPIMRSLQKNLTDPQEGWLLYESTFVWNEFLTRRIRNCLRSTLWTVALVYGFFKQDKFAISGKDVMFTLIARRSRHYAGTRYLKRGVNKKGRVANDVETEQIVYEAVSRPTEVSSVVQNRGSIPLFWSQDTSKLHIKPDITLHAEKDKNYEATKLHFENLRKRYGNPIIILNLIKTRERRESILRREFDKAIRIINEFDSEENHLRFLHWDLHKNSQGKPTNVLDVLLKVAFRALSLTEFFYCQVAPPSESETAHWPALFHDPYCCDESNSDISQEDISGSSDSSGNGTAEDKPETSELPQLKPPIFQKGVLRTNCIDCLDRTNVAQYAYGLAALGHQLHALGCVESPELGLGAPLAHHLMHFYERMGDTLAVQYSGSAAHNKIFSAKRGHLKLFIRSQEFFRTLQRHYSNACIDANKQAAINLFLGYFQPEQGNPALWELESSSEEHNNEPLDHTGDNPIPKVKSEGSLLCVSNASISGGSNELLNGAQPDAINELQPSNVESDLVDENEISQPFESEVSNSRYTPTVSDNHIHHVPDSQYYYCNGSGDSNFLDPEWLSNSGNSSDERSIAISSPDAQRSTENVISAIIPETMENQVAEVQGQKLPEHFVQWVNDGDTFWF; encoded by the exons ATGGCGACGGCGAAGccgcgggaggcggaggcggcctGCCTGCAGAGCTTCGAGCTCTACGAGAGCGAGTCG ACGTTCTACATTTTTGGAACTAATTCTGACAAAACACTATGGAGATTACTCAAGATCGATAGATCAGAAACACCAGAACTTGACATAGACGAGTGTTCTACTGTCTATACAGAAACTGAATACCAGGAACTTTTAAATGGTCTCGATGAAGACCACAGGTCAACTGGAGGGGTAAAATTTGTGACAAAATTTTATGGCATCATTG GTTTCGTTAAGTTCCTTGGGCCATTTTACATGTTAATTATCACCGAACAGAGAAAAATTGGGGAGATATTTGATCATCCAGTGTACCAGGTGACTAAGACTTCAATGGTTGAGCTAGCAAATTCTAAATCTCGATCCAGTTTTCTAAGTTCCAAGGATGAGAACAG ATACAAGAAGATTTTGAACTCACTTGATCTTAGAAAGGATTTCTTTTTCTGTTACTCATATCCTATCATGAGAAGTCTTCAGAAGAATTTAACTGATCCTCAAGAAGGGTGGTTATTATATGAGTCAACTTTCGTGTGGAATGAGTTCCTTACACGCCGAATACGCAATTGTCTGAGAAGTACCCTGTGGACCGTTGCATTAGTCTATGGTTTTTTTAAGCAG GACAAATTTGCTATATCTGGGAAGGACGTTATGTTCACGCTAATTGCTAGGCGCTCAAGACATTATGCTGGCACCAG ATATTTAAAGaggggagtgaataagaagggccGGGTAGCAAATGATGTTGAGACTGAGCAAATTGTTTATGAAGCTGTTTCTAGGCCTACAGAAGTAAGTTCTGTTGTGCAGAACAGGGGTTCGATCCCACTATTCTGGTCACAGGATACATCAAAGTTACATATTAAACCTGATATCACAT TGCATGCTGAGAAGGACAAAAATTATGAAGCTACCAAGCTTCATTTCGAAAATCTTAGAAAAAGATATGGCAACCCTATCATTATCTTAAACTTGATTAAG ACACGCGAAAGACGGGAGTCAATACTTCGTCGGGAATTTGATAAGGCAATAAGGATCATAAACGAATTTGATTCAGAGGAGAACCATCTGCGGTTCTTACATTGGGATCTTCATAAAAACTCTCAAGG GAAACCTACAAATGTGCTTGATGTTCTTTTGAAAGTGGCATTTCGGGCTCTGAGCTTGACAGAGTTTTTCTATTGTCAAGTTGCACCACCTTCAGAGTCTGAAACTGCTCACTGGCCTGCCCTATT CCACGATCCATATTGCTGTGATGAGAGCAATAGTGACATATCCCAAGAAGATATTTCAGGCAGTTCTGATTCCTCTGGCAATGGAACTGCAGAAGACAAACCTGAAACCAGTGAATTACCCCAACTAAAACCACCAATATTCCAAAAAGGTGTCTTACGGACAAACTGTATAGACTGCTTGGATCGTACAAATGTTGCTCAGTATGCATATGGTTTAGCTGCCCTTGGACATCAGCTGCATGCACTTGGTTGTGTAGAATCCCCAGAACTTGGTTTAGGTGCTCCTTTGGCTCATCATTTAATGCACTTCTATGAGAGGATGGGTGACACACTTGCTGTACAGTATAGCGGGTCGGCTGCTCATAATAAG ATATTCTCTGCAAAGAGGGGCCACTTGAAGCTTTTTATACGATCACAAGAGTTCTTCAGGACACTACAACGACACTATAGCAATGCCTGTATAGATGCTAACAAACAGGCAGCCATAAACTT atttttggGGTACTTCCAACCGGAGCAAGGAAATCCTGCACTCTGGGAGCTAGAATCATCTTCTGAGGAACATAACAATGAACCTTTGGATCATACAGG TGACAATCCAATACCAAAAGTGAAATCAGAGGGCAGCCTTCTTTGTGTAAGCAATGCATCTATATCTGGCGGAAGTAATGAATTATTGAATGGAGCACAACCTGATGCCATTAATGAGTTACAACCTTCAAACGTGGAGTCTGATTTGGTGGACGAAAATGAGATTTCACAACCCTTTGAAAGTGAGGTGTCAAATTCAAG ATATACCCCAACAGTGTCTGATAATCATATACATCATGTCCCAGACAGTCAATATTATTATTGCAATGGTTCGGGCGATTCAAACTTCCTGGATCCTGAATGGCTTTCAAATTCAGGCAATTCAAGCGATGAAAG GTCAATTGCAATTAGCTCGCCAGATGCTCAACGTTCGACCGAGAATGTCATTAGTGCCATAATTCCTGAGACCATG GAAAACCAAGTTGCTGAGGTTCAGGGTCAGAAGTTGCCCGAGCATTTTGTGCAGTGGGTTAATGATGGTGACACTTTCTGGTTTTGA
- the LOC127305684 gene encoding protein AMEIOTIC 1 homolog isoform X2, giving the protein MCGLPCAKTNFGHERRQRVKKRPQVIKFRYRKSGKDDSSQDPMTQPASSPLSRQSLSTPVIDTYHAGGFYEIDHGMLPPRTPIHLKSIRVVQVSEYTSLDVTVSFPSLLALRSFFSTFPAPSAGPELDERFVMSSNHAARILRRRVAEQELQGEMHQDSFWLVNPCLFDFSASSHPANLPDVLSSPEAPPAQPKVPVPSCRLLETLKCDGAGWGVRRRIKYIGRHRDASKEASIGGYETEATVREQQRPAQQEDNRSSVCGKRKRDEAERNNDKPSRERRAKKMYKSPKKQKKRHVESKDGDPRRGKERWSAERYAAAERSLLEIMRSSGARLGTPVMRQALRDQARKRIGDTGLLDHLLKHMAGRVPDGSTERFRRRHNADGAMEYWLEPADLAEVRREAGVSDPYWVPPPGWKPGDDVSPVAGDLLVKRQVEELAEELNDVKRHMEQLSSNMVELGNEAKSEAEQAYSSWKEKYQKVVKANEKIEKQVFSLKDTYENVIHKNSKLKKEVRSLKDKYEFVVEKNDKLEEQMASLSSSFLSLKEQFLLSSNGDKLKMAIDQVHVAHNDGKQAIAIGGNSGQTSQQADVTVIHDGEKRTMRKSSFRICKPQGTFLWPSMGSGTDISGGGSSGISIATSGSLPRSGSGSCPGIGPGLPPSSRAPVEVLIESPLDEHVMVGDYFSTPPSASSSNATKLLSLPSPRSPLQPQPLFSTLHSFAGLTLRHMDSPSSLPSPCGASLLQRGRMAMPNTEVGGISTVGTELALATPFYC; this is encoded by the exons ATGTGTGGGTTGCCATGCGCGAAAACGAATTTCGGCCACGAAAGGCGGCAAAGGGTAAAAAAG AGGCCACAGGTGATCAAGTTCCGCTACAGGAAGAGTGGCAAGGATGATAGCAGCCAGGACCCCATGACCCAACCCGCCAGCTCGCCCTTGAGCAGACAGAGCCTGTCCACGCCTGTCATCGACACCTACCATGCTG GAGGGTTCTACGAGATCGACCACGGGATGCTGCCTCCCAGAACACCAATCCATCTCAAGTCCATACGCGTTGTACAG GTGAGTGAGTACACGAGCCTCGACGTCACCGTGAGCTTCCCGTCACTCCTGGCGCTCCGGAGCTTCTTCTCCACATTCCCGGCGCCCAGCGCCGGgccggaacttgacgagcgcttcGTCATGAGCAGCAACCACGCCGCGCGCATCCTTCGCCGCCGTGTGGCTGAGCAGGAGCTCCAGGGCGAGATGCACCAGGACAGCTTCTGGCTTGTCAACCCCTGCCTCTTTGACTTCAGCGCGTCGTCCCACCCAGCAAATCTACCTGATGTGCTGTCGTCACCTGAAGCTCCACCGGCTCAGCCCAAGGTGCCTGTACCCAGCTGCCGCCTCCTCGAGACCTTGAAGTGTGATGGCGCCGGGTGGGGCGTGCGGCGCCGCATCAAGTACATTGGCCGGCACCGCGATGCTTCCAAGGAGGCCAGCATCGGCGGCTACGAAACAGAGGCAACCGTCAGGGAGCAGCAGCGTCCGGCACAGCAGGAGGATAATAGGAGCTCTGTCTGCGGCAAGAGGAAGCGGGACGAGGCAGAGAGAAACAACGACAAGCCCAGCAGAGAGCGGAGGGCGAAAAAGATGTACAAGAGtcccaagaagcagaagaagcgccACGTTGAGTCTAAAGACGGCGACCCTCGGCGCGGCAAGGAGCGGTGGTCAGCCGAGCGGTACGCGGCTGCGGAGAGGAGCCTGCTCGAGATCATGCGCTCCAGCGGCGCCCGCCTCGGCACCCCGGTGATGCGCCAAGCGCTGCGGGATCAAGCCCGTAAGCGCATCGGCGACACCGGTCTCCTCGACCACTTGCTTAAGCACATGGCCGGAAGGGTACCGGATGGCAGCACGGAACGGTTCCGCCGCCGGCACAACGCGGATGGCGCCATGGAGTACTGGCTGGAGCCAGCCGATCTGGCCGAGGTGCGACGGGAGGCCGGCGTGTCTGATCCCTACTGGGTGCCACCACCCGGGTGGAAGCCTGGGGATGACGTGTCCCCGGTTGCGGGTGATCTCCTGGTTAAGAGGCAGGTGGAGGAGCTCGCTGAGGAACTCAATGATGTTAAAAG GCACATGGAACAGCTGAGTTCCAACATGGTGGAATTGGGCAATGAAGCGAAATCTGAGGCAGAACAAGCTTACAGTTCATGGAAG GAGAAGTACCAGAAGGTGGTTAAGGCTAATGAAAAGATAGAGAAGCAGGTGTTTTCTTTGAAG GACACCTACGAGAATGTGATTCACAAAAACAGTAAGTTAAAGAAGGAGGTGCGGTCACTGAAG GATAAGTATGAGTTTGTAGTCGAAAAGAATGACAAGCTGGAGGAGCAGATGGCTTCTCTCTCTAGCTCATTCCTCTCTTTGAAG GAACAATTTTTGTTGTCAAGCAATGGAGATAAGCTGAAGATGGCCATAGACCAGGTGCATGTGGCTCACAATGATGGCAAGCAGGCAATAGCTATTGGTGGTAATAGTGGCCAGACCAGCCAGCAAGCAGATGTCACCGTCATCCATGATGGCGAGAAGAGGACGATGAGGAAGAGCAGCTTCCGCATCTGCAAGCCACAGGGCACGTTCCTGTGGCCAAGCATGGGGTCAGGCACAGACATCAGCGGGGGAGGCAGCAGCGGCATCAGCATCGCCACCAGCGGGTCGCTCCCCCGCAGCGGCAGTGGTAGCTGCCCCGGTATCGGGCCGGGGCTCCCGCCGTCATCCCGAGCCCCAGTTGAGGTGTTGATCGAGTCGCCGCTGGACGAGCACGTGATGGTCGGGGACTACTTCTCCACCCCACCCTCGGCGTCGTCCAGCAATGCCACCAAGCTGCTGTCCCTGCCCAGCCCTAGGTCACCGCTCCAGCCACAGCCACTCTTCAGCACCTTGCACTCCTTCGCAGGCCTCACTTTGCGTCATATG GATTCGCCGTCATCGCTGCCGTCGCCCTGCGGTGCTAGTCTGCTGCAGAGGGGGAGGATGGCCATGCCCAACACGGAGGTTGGAGGGATCAGTACCGTGGGCACTGAACTGGCCTTGGCCACTCCCTTCTACTGCTGA
- the LOC127305683 gene encoding phosphoinositide phosphatase SAC2 isoform X1, protein MATAKPREAEAACLQSFELYESESTFYIFGTNSDKTLWRLLKIDRSETPELDIDECSTVYTETEYQELLNGLDEDHRSTGGVKFVTKFYGIIGFVKFLGPFYMLIITEQRKIGEIFDHPVYQVTKTSMVELANSKSRSSFLSSKDENRYKKILNSLDLRKDFFFCYSYPIMRSLQKNLTDPQEGWLLYESTFVWNEFLTRRIRNCLRSTLWTVALVYGFFKQDKFAISGKDVMFTLIARRSRHYAGTRYLKRGVNKKGRVANDVETEQIVYEAVSRPTEVSSVVQNRGSIPLFWSQDTSKLHIKPDITLHAEKDKNYEATKLHFENLRKRYGNPIIILNLIKTRERRESILRREFDKAIRIINEFDSEENHLRFLHWDLHKNSQGKPTNVLDVLLKVAFRALSLTEFFYCQVAPPSESETAHWPALLNSHDPYCCDESNSDISQEDISGSSDSSGNGTAEDKPETSELPQLKPPIFQKGVLRTNCIDCLDRTNVAQYAYGLAALGHQLHALGCVESPELGLGAPLAHHLMHFYERMGDTLAVQYSGSAAHNKIFSAKRGHLKLFIRSQEFFRTLQRHYSNACIDANKQAAINLFLGYFQPEQGNPALWELESSSEEHNNEPLDHTGDNPIPKVKSEGSLLCVSNASISGGSNELLNGAQPDAINELQPSNVESDLVDENEISQPFESEVSNSRYTPTVSDNHIHHVPDSQYYYCNGSGDSNFLDPEWLSNSGNSSDERSIAISSPDAQRSTENVISAIIPETMENQVAEVQGQKLPEHFVQWVNDGDTFWF, encoded by the exons ATGGCGACGGCGAAGccgcgggaggcggaggcggcctGCCTGCAGAGCTTCGAGCTCTACGAGAGCGAGTCG ACGTTCTACATTTTTGGAACTAATTCTGACAAAACACTATGGAGATTACTCAAGATCGATAGATCAGAAACACCAGAACTTGACATAGACGAGTGTTCTACTGTCTATACAGAAACTGAATACCAGGAACTTTTAAATGGTCTCGATGAAGACCACAGGTCAACTGGAGGGGTAAAATTTGTGACAAAATTTTATGGCATCATTG GTTTCGTTAAGTTCCTTGGGCCATTTTACATGTTAATTATCACCGAACAGAGAAAAATTGGGGAGATATTTGATCATCCAGTGTACCAGGTGACTAAGACTTCAATGGTTGAGCTAGCAAATTCTAAATCTCGATCCAGTTTTCTAAGTTCCAAGGATGAGAACAG ATACAAGAAGATTTTGAACTCACTTGATCTTAGAAAGGATTTCTTTTTCTGTTACTCATATCCTATCATGAGAAGTCTTCAGAAGAATTTAACTGATCCTCAAGAAGGGTGGTTATTATATGAGTCAACTTTCGTGTGGAATGAGTTCCTTACACGCCGAATACGCAATTGTCTGAGAAGTACCCTGTGGACCGTTGCATTAGTCTATGGTTTTTTTAAGCAG GACAAATTTGCTATATCTGGGAAGGACGTTATGTTCACGCTAATTGCTAGGCGCTCAAGACATTATGCTGGCACCAG ATATTTAAAGaggggagtgaataagaagggccGGGTAGCAAATGATGTTGAGACTGAGCAAATTGTTTATGAAGCTGTTTCTAGGCCTACAGAAGTAAGTTCTGTTGTGCAGAACAGGGGTTCGATCCCACTATTCTGGTCACAGGATACATCAAAGTTACATATTAAACCTGATATCACAT TGCATGCTGAGAAGGACAAAAATTATGAAGCTACCAAGCTTCATTTCGAAAATCTTAGAAAAAGATATGGCAACCCTATCATTATCTTAAACTTGATTAAG ACACGCGAAAGACGGGAGTCAATACTTCGTCGGGAATTTGATAAGGCAATAAGGATCATAAACGAATTTGATTCAGAGGAGAACCATCTGCGGTTCTTACATTGGGATCTTCATAAAAACTCTCAAGG GAAACCTACAAATGTGCTTGATGTTCTTTTGAAAGTGGCATTTCGGGCTCTGAGCTTGACAGAGTTTTTCTATTGTCAAGTTGCACCACCTTCAGAGTCTGAAACTGCTCACTGGCCTGCCCTATT GAACAGCCACGATCCATATTGCTGTGATGAGAGCAATAGTGACATATCCCAAGAAGATATTTCAGGCAGTTCTGATTCCTCTGGCAATGGAACTGCAGAAGACAAACCTGAAACCAGTGAATTACCCCAACTAAAACCACCAATATTCCAAAAAGGTGTCTTACGGACAAACTGTATAGACTGCTTGGATCGTACAAATGTTGCTCAGTATGCATATGGTTTAGCTGCCCTTGGACATCAGCTGCATGCACTTGGTTGTGTAGAATCCCCAGAACTTGGTTTAGGTGCTCCTTTGGCTCATCATTTAATGCACTTCTATGAGAGGATGGGTGACACACTTGCTGTACAGTATAGCGGGTCGGCTGCTCATAATAAG ATATTCTCTGCAAAGAGGGGCCACTTGAAGCTTTTTATACGATCACAAGAGTTCTTCAGGACACTACAACGACACTATAGCAATGCCTGTATAGATGCTAACAAACAGGCAGCCATAAACTT atttttggGGTACTTCCAACCGGAGCAAGGAAATCCTGCACTCTGGGAGCTAGAATCATCTTCTGAGGAACATAACAATGAACCTTTGGATCATACAGG TGACAATCCAATACCAAAAGTGAAATCAGAGGGCAGCCTTCTTTGTGTAAGCAATGCATCTATATCTGGCGGAAGTAATGAATTATTGAATGGAGCACAACCTGATGCCATTAATGAGTTACAACCTTCAAACGTGGAGTCTGATTTGGTGGACGAAAATGAGATTTCACAACCCTTTGAAAGTGAGGTGTCAAATTCAAG ATATACCCCAACAGTGTCTGATAATCATATACATCATGTCCCAGACAGTCAATATTATTATTGCAATGGTTCGGGCGATTCAAACTTCCTGGATCCTGAATGGCTTTCAAATTCAGGCAATTCAAGCGATGAAAG GTCAATTGCAATTAGCTCGCCAGATGCTCAACGTTCGACCGAGAATGTCATTAGTGCCATAATTCCTGAGACCATG GAAAACCAAGTTGCTGAGGTTCAGGGTCAGAAGTTGCCCGAGCATTTTGTGCAGTGGGTTAATGATGGTGACACTTTCTGGTTTTGA
- the LOC127305684 gene encoding protein AMEIOTIC 1 homolog isoform X1 codes for MATTGHDHVTPAAAAAAAGEDTPLRKGEQGAGTTAPDGWTNKRPQVIKFRYRKSGKDDSSQDPMTQPASSPLSRQSLSTPVIDTYHAGGFYEIDHGMLPPRTPIHLKSIRVVQVSEYTSLDVTVSFPSLLALRSFFSTFPAPSAGPELDERFVMSSNHAARILRRRVAEQELQGEMHQDSFWLVNPCLFDFSASSHPANLPDVLSSPEAPPAQPKVPVPSCRLLETLKCDGAGWGVRRRIKYIGRHRDASKEASIGGYETEATVREQQRPAQQEDNRSSVCGKRKRDEAERNNDKPSRERRAKKMYKSPKKQKKRHVESKDGDPRRGKERWSAERYAAAERSLLEIMRSSGARLGTPVMRQALRDQARKRIGDTGLLDHLLKHMAGRVPDGSTERFRRRHNADGAMEYWLEPADLAEVRREAGVSDPYWVPPPGWKPGDDVSPVAGDLLVKRQVEELAEELNDVKRHMEQLSSNMVELGNEAKSEAEQAYSSWKEKYQKVVKANEKIEKQVFSLKDTYENVIHKNSKLKKEVRSLKDKYEFVVEKNDKLEEQMASLSSSFLSLKEQFLLSSNGDKLKMAIDQVHVAHNDGKQAIAIGGNSGQTSQQADVTVIHDGEKRTMRKSSFRICKPQGTFLWPSMGSGTDISGGGSSGISIATSGSLPRSGSGSCPGIGPGLPPSSRAPVEVLIESPLDEHVMVGDYFSTPPSASSSNATKLLSLPSPRSPLQPQPLFSTLHSFAGLTLRHMDSPSSLPSPCGASLLQRGRMAMPNTEVGGISTVGTELALATPFYC; via the exons ATGGCCACCACCGGCCACGACCACGTCAcgccggcggcggccgcggccgcgGCGGGCGAGGATACGCCGCTGCGGAAGGGGGAACAGGGCGCGGGGACCACGGCGCCCGACGGCTGGACCAACAAG AGGCCACAGGTGATCAAGTTCCGCTACAGGAAGAGTGGCAAGGATGATAGCAGCCAGGACCCCATGACCCAACCCGCCAGCTCGCCCTTGAGCAGACAGAGCCTGTCCACGCCTGTCATCGACACCTACCATGCTG GAGGGTTCTACGAGATCGACCACGGGATGCTGCCTCCCAGAACACCAATCCATCTCAAGTCCATACGCGTTGTACAG GTGAGTGAGTACACGAGCCTCGACGTCACCGTGAGCTTCCCGTCACTCCTGGCGCTCCGGAGCTTCTTCTCCACATTCCCGGCGCCCAGCGCCGGgccggaacttgacgagcgcttcGTCATGAGCAGCAACCACGCCGCGCGCATCCTTCGCCGCCGTGTGGCTGAGCAGGAGCTCCAGGGCGAGATGCACCAGGACAGCTTCTGGCTTGTCAACCCCTGCCTCTTTGACTTCAGCGCGTCGTCCCACCCAGCAAATCTACCTGATGTGCTGTCGTCACCTGAAGCTCCACCGGCTCAGCCCAAGGTGCCTGTACCCAGCTGCCGCCTCCTCGAGACCTTGAAGTGTGATGGCGCCGGGTGGGGCGTGCGGCGCCGCATCAAGTACATTGGCCGGCACCGCGATGCTTCCAAGGAGGCCAGCATCGGCGGCTACGAAACAGAGGCAACCGTCAGGGAGCAGCAGCGTCCGGCACAGCAGGAGGATAATAGGAGCTCTGTCTGCGGCAAGAGGAAGCGGGACGAGGCAGAGAGAAACAACGACAAGCCCAGCAGAGAGCGGAGGGCGAAAAAGATGTACAAGAGtcccaagaagcagaagaagcgccACGTTGAGTCTAAAGACGGCGACCCTCGGCGCGGCAAGGAGCGGTGGTCAGCCGAGCGGTACGCGGCTGCGGAGAGGAGCCTGCTCGAGATCATGCGCTCCAGCGGCGCCCGCCTCGGCACCCCGGTGATGCGCCAAGCGCTGCGGGATCAAGCCCGTAAGCGCATCGGCGACACCGGTCTCCTCGACCACTTGCTTAAGCACATGGCCGGAAGGGTACCGGATGGCAGCACGGAACGGTTCCGCCGCCGGCACAACGCGGATGGCGCCATGGAGTACTGGCTGGAGCCAGCCGATCTGGCCGAGGTGCGACGGGAGGCCGGCGTGTCTGATCCCTACTGGGTGCCACCACCCGGGTGGAAGCCTGGGGATGACGTGTCCCCGGTTGCGGGTGATCTCCTGGTTAAGAGGCAGGTGGAGGAGCTCGCTGAGGAACTCAATGATGTTAAAAG GCACATGGAACAGCTGAGTTCCAACATGGTGGAATTGGGCAATGAAGCGAAATCTGAGGCAGAACAAGCTTACAGTTCATGGAAG GAGAAGTACCAGAAGGTGGTTAAGGCTAATGAAAAGATAGAGAAGCAGGTGTTTTCTTTGAAG GACACCTACGAGAATGTGATTCACAAAAACAGTAAGTTAAAGAAGGAGGTGCGGTCACTGAAG GATAAGTATGAGTTTGTAGTCGAAAAGAATGACAAGCTGGAGGAGCAGATGGCTTCTCTCTCTAGCTCATTCCTCTCTTTGAAG GAACAATTTTTGTTGTCAAGCAATGGAGATAAGCTGAAGATGGCCATAGACCAGGTGCATGTGGCTCACAATGATGGCAAGCAGGCAATAGCTATTGGTGGTAATAGTGGCCAGACCAGCCAGCAAGCAGATGTCACCGTCATCCATGATGGCGAGAAGAGGACGATGAGGAAGAGCAGCTTCCGCATCTGCAAGCCACAGGGCACGTTCCTGTGGCCAAGCATGGGGTCAGGCACAGACATCAGCGGGGGAGGCAGCAGCGGCATCAGCATCGCCACCAGCGGGTCGCTCCCCCGCAGCGGCAGTGGTAGCTGCCCCGGTATCGGGCCGGGGCTCCCGCCGTCATCCCGAGCCCCAGTTGAGGTGTTGATCGAGTCGCCGCTGGACGAGCACGTGATGGTCGGGGACTACTTCTCCACCCCACCCTCGGCGTCGTCCAGCAATGCCACCAAGCTGCTGTCCCTGCCCAGCCCTAGGTCACCGCTCCAGCCACAGCCACTCTTCAGCACCTTGCACTCCTTCGCAGGCCTCACTTTGCGTCATATG GATTCGCCGTCATCGCTGCCGTCGCCCTGCGGTGCTAGTCTGCTGCAGAGGGGGAGGATGGCCATGCCCAACACGGAGGTTGGAGGGATCAGTACCGTGGGCACTGAACTGGCCTTGGCCACTCCCTTCTACTGCTGA